In Cryptococcus gattii WM276 chromosome B, complete sequence, the DNA window CTTCTTCCTATCGACGTCATTATATTTGGTTGATTGAGATGACAATTTCGCGAGGCCACCGCTAAGCTCCCCGAGACCAAGAAGCGCGTCTCGTGCAGACGCGTCATCGTCTGTGCTGAAAGAAAGCCACAGGTGGGTTTCTGCACAGTAAGCATGCATGCATCCATGAAGCTACTATTCTGGTAATCTTTAAGTTGTACGACGACCAAGAATTTTATTGGTTAGCAATGAGTGGCTCAAAAGAAGTTGAAAATCTGTCCTATGTGGACATCCAGGTGAGCCATATGCGGTCTTGCAGCAATCTCCAGCTTATCGGGCTTTTTATTTGTTTGGCTCCTCCAGCATGATGCTGTCGATGTCTTTGATGATGTCGAGCAGTCAGTAGTAATGAAGGAGGATATATGGATATCGGGTGTGCGTGCGTTTGTTTAATCGGCCGTACGATTCCTTACCCTGGGTCAGTATCATCACGGCGAAACCTCTGTCCATGGTAAAGCCATGGTTGAATTTGAAGACGGAGGGTCCATAAACATTACTGCTCGAAACGGTGTCAAGGTGGAAAGGATTACAAAAGTCAGTCAGCGAGTTTGAATTTGTACTGAAGAGACATGAATATGGGCTGACGAGGTATCGGTGTGCTTTCAGACGGACTTTATGGTAGATATTCCGACGTTAGGAGTTTCCAAACGACCTGTACATTTCCCAAAGCATGTTCTACATCCTCCATACAAGAAGGCTTCAGATGTTGATGTGAGTCCGCAACGTTCCTATTTATAGTCTATTGATCACTCAGACAGTCTCCATTGCAAACCAATGCACTCGCTGTGAACCCCAAAACGCCACACATTGTCGTTGGAGGACCAAATGGGTACTGCATGATCATCCCGACTGGTGTCATGGCCTCACcagagaaggagggtgTAAAGTTAAAGGGGCATGTTGGAGATGTAAGAGCCGTCAAATGGTTCCCCAGCGGCGAGGTCAGTATTGTATTCCCTTTTCATTATCGTCATAATTTGGCTAAGAGCATGGCAAAAGGTTATCCTCACAGCTTCTACCGATCTCACGATCCGCGTCTTTGGCATGAACGGCGTCAATCCTCGTACATTCAAAGGTCATTCCCGGGCAATAACATCACTCGCTATCTTGGGTGTTGGCAAGACTGTCCTTTCAGCGGCAAAGGACGGAAGCATCCGGCTCTGGGATGTTGGCAGTGGAGAACAATTGAAGCAGTGGATAACTGGGGGTGAGAAAGGATCATTAGTAATAGAAAATCTTATTCTGGTCGAAGAATCGACGGCCTTAGAAGCGTTAGGCCTCCAGGGCCAAGAAAGAGTCATGTTAGTCCAGGATCAGCTAGGCGTATGGGTTCAACCTTGGGATGGCCAGGGTTGGTTGGTGGAAGCCGACAAACAAATTGCCTCCTTGGCCTATGAAAAACACACGGGGACTATCGCGATTGGGTACTCAAGCGGTATCGTGGAGATCAGAGATCTTGCTTCTCTCGCTCCAGGAATCACTGGCAAGCGAAAGAAGATAAGGAGAAACGAATCACCAGTTTACTGTCTAACTTTCGGCCTTGACGTCGAAGATGGAGAAATGGATTTATATCTCGGGACTGCCGCCGGTCTTCCTTGTCGTCTAGGAGTCAAGTGCATGGCAGATGGGTATCAAGTGGTGGTGAAGGACGAGTTGGCCGGATGGGATGCCGTTGGTATCGAGTGTATGGAGGTGGCAAGGGATGGAATGTGGTGCGGAGGAGGCGAGGGCGGATTGAGGAGGTATACAGTTTAAAATGTAGCACCCATTTGGTCAAGAATGATGGAAAGATGCAGAAGTCCAAATATTGATGATATACATA includes these proteins:
- a CDS encoding uncharacterized protein (Similar to TIGR gene model, INSD accession AAW41771.1), whose product is MSGSKEVENLSYVDIQHDAVDVFDDVEQSVVMKEDIWISGYHHGETSVHGKAMVEFEDGGSINITARNGVKVERITKTDFMVDIPTLGVSKRPVHFPKHVLHPPYKKASDVDSPLQTNALAVNPKTPHIVVGGPNGYCMIIPTGVMASPEKEGVKLKGHVGDVRAVKWFPSGEVILTASTDLTIRVFGMNGVNPRTFKGHSRAITSLAILGVGKTVLSAAKDGSIRLWDVGSGEQLKQWITGGEKGSLVIENLILVEESTALEALGLQGQERVMLVQDQLGVWVQPWDGQGWLVEADKQIASLAYEKHTGTIAIGYSSGIVEIRDLASLAPGITGKRKKIRRNESPVYCLTFGLDVEDGEMDLYLGTAAGLPCRLGVKCMADGYQVVVKDELAGWDAVGIECMEVARDGMWCGGGEGGLRRYTV